The genomic DNA CTAGCGTTGTCTTCAGCCGTGAGCTATAGGCGGGTTCTAATACCGAAGGCAACCGATTCGCTTTCCCAGTCACAGAAATTCTGAGTTCGCTTGAAATTGTTTGGAATTTGCAGATCAGCCGCGAGCATCTGCTTTTTGTTATCGGGTGTTTCGTCCCGGCCAAGGCTTCCTCGGGATCGGCGTGGGGGCGGAGGGGGACCTCGGAAATAACAGATCGGTTCGCTCTCACATTCAGGCAATCGTGGCATGATGAGTCGCACGGGGTGTTGCCGCGACAACGCCGGTGTGGCTCACGATTCCGAAGCAGACTTCAGGCCGAACGCTTTTCGTTCAACTGATGAAATTTGTTGACTGGCAACGAGTTCGTTCATAGATTGCGAGGGTTCAAACGGGCATCAGCCTGGGGGCAACGTGTGACCGCGTCGAATATGACAACAGTTGGAGAGGCCGCCTTAATCATGATTCGAATTCGAAACCAGAAGTTACGAGCGGCCTTCCATCACGTTGCATTTAAGTTATCAATCGTTGCGGTTTTCGCATTGCTCGCATTGCCCAGTCGGGAAGCGTTAGGTCAGCAGACGTCGCCGGCAAGCATCGTGCTTGTCAAAGATGGCCATCCGGTTCACAACATGATCTGCCTGCAAAACGACGAAGCCGATCCGGCGGCAGTGATGGCGTTGAAGGAGTATCGAGACTTGGTGGCAAAGGCGACGGGCGTGGAGCCGAAACGCGTTGCCGAACCGGTGCCGGGAACCCCAACCATCTTCTTCGGACGCAATCCCTGGTCGGAAAAGGCGGGCGTGACGGCGGCGGGGCTGGATTCGGAAGGCTTCCGTATTCGCACCGTGGGGCAGGACATCCATATCGTCGGGCGAGATACTCCCGGTGCCGGTGCGCATCGCGTTACCGGCAGCGTCGGGATGGAACCGGGAACGCTGTTTGGCACCTACGCGTTTCTCGAACGCGGCTACGGAATGCTGTTCGCCTGGCACGATGATCTGGGGACGATCACGCCGCCTAAGAAGGACCTTGCAATCGAGCCGATCGATCTGACTGACGCTCCCGATTGCATGTATCGGCAGTTCACAAAGTCTCCCGCCGGACTGGCGAACCAAATCTTTGGCCGCCGGCTGCGACTGGGGCATCCGATCGATGTTCGCCACGAGCACAACTGGCATCGCGTCATGTCGCCCGACGTCTACGGCAAATCGCATCCGGAATGGTTTGCGGAAATCAATGGCAGGCGCTACCCGAAACACTACGCGGAGAAACGCGGCGGGCAGGTTTGTACCAGCAACCCGCAAGTCGTCGAACACTTCGCAAACGCCGCGATCGAATACTTCGACAAGACGCCGAACTCCCAGATGTTTTCGATTGCCGCCAACGATGGGCGGAAATTTTGCGAGTGCAGAAAATGCCAAGCTCTGGACAGCGGCGACGTTCGCCCCGATGGTCGCAGGATCACAACTGATCGCATCCTTACGTTCAGCAATCAGGTGGCCGAGCGAGTTGCGAAGGAACATCCGGACAAGCGGCTGGGCGTGATCATCTACCTCGACTACAAGTATCCGCCGAAGCGAGTGAAACCGCATCCGATGTTATTTCTGGTCCATCCGACCAACAGCGGTTTCAGCCAGGGAGCGTTCTACGAAGGCGACCAGTGGTCCGAATCGGCGATGGAACGCGGCTGGCATCGGGCGGCCGGAACGTTCTACAAATACGACATCTGGCACTACGACCAAACGCCGCTGTACATGATTGCTCCGGTCACGAAGCACTTGATCGAAAAGTGCCGCGCCCAGCAGACGCATGGAGTCGACGGCGGTTACCACTACATCGCCCGTTCGTACGAACTGCTCGGTGCCGGTCACTATCTTCTTGCGCGGATGATGTGGGATCACGACTTTGATGCCGAAGCCGCCGAGCGCGACTACTATTCCGCCCTCTACGGAGTCGCTGGCGAATCGGTGAAGGCGTACTACGATCTGCTCGAGTCGCAGCTTGCGAAAACCTTCCGCGACGGACCGGGCAATGCCAACACGGAACCGATGATCGCTTCGTTCTTCAACCGCTATCCGGGAGCGAACAATCCCGGCATGTATCTCGCCGCCTACTGGCCCATCGCGGCGGAGATGAAAGAGCGGATGGACGGCATCTACTTCGAGCATCGCAAACAGATGTCGAAGGACGAACTCGATCGGCTGCACCGGCTGATCGATCACCATAACTACACGTTGCACACGGTCAACGCGATGGTCATGGCGGGGCGTGGACTTACGAAAACGGCAACCGTCGCCGACCGCAAGTCGTTTGAAAACTCCAAATCGAAACGAGACGCAGCCATCGCAAAGATCAAAGCCTACCGTCCCTTC from Rosistilla oblonga includes the following:
- a CDS encoding DUF4838 domain-containing protein; translation: MPSREALGQQTSPASIVLVKDGHPVHNMICLQNDEADPAAVMALKEYRDLVAKATGVEPKRVAEPVPGTPTIFFGRNPWSEKAGVTAAGLDSEGFRIRTVGQDIHIVGRDTPGAGAHRVTGSVGMEPGTLFGTYAFLERGYGMLFAWHDDLGTITPPKKDLAIEPIDLTDAPDCMYRQFTKSPAGLANQIFGRRLRLGHPIDVRHEHNWHRVMSPDVYGKSHPEWFAEINGRRYPKHYAEKRGGQVCTSNPQVVEHFANAAIEYFDKTPNSQMFSIAANDGRKFCECRKCQALDSGDVRPDGRRITTDRILTFSNQVAERVAKEHPDKRLGVIIYLDYKYPPKRVKPHPMLFLVHPTNSGFSQGAFYEGDQWSESAMERGWHRAAGTFYKYDIWHYDQTPLYMIAPVTKHLIEKCRAQQTHGVDGGYHYIARSYELLGAGHYLLARMMWDHDFDAEAAERDYYSALYGVAGESVKAYYDLLESQLAKTFRDGPGNANTEPMIASFFNRYPGANNPGMYLAAYWPIAAEMKERMDGIYFEHRKQMSKDELDRLHRLIDHHNYTLHTVNAMVMAGRGLTKTATVADRKSFENSKSKRDAAIAKIKAYRPFYAKLIADMDATSHTGVIYGKKPTIEVRAPSDFNQ